In the Trichoderma atroviride chromosome 4, complete sequence genome, CTCTTATCTTGTCTTATCTCTATCTGGTAAACCAAgctgttgtttttttatttttatttttttacctttttttgctttttgtttacttttctttccctctgTTTTTTGACAAGCCAACTTTTCGATTTTTTCTTGTGTATTGTACACTCTCATTCATTCTTCAATATGTctagcgaagaagaaaacttttGGCCCTCGACTAAAATTCTATATTTAGTCGCAAAAAATACAGAAAACATATTTCAAATTAAACTTGGACTGATACGTACTCCGTTTTATTTTCGCTTGTGACGCTttgcttatatatatatatatatatacttatatatgAACGTAGACCCCAGTATATATACACATACACCTCTTTGTGCGACTACCTAGAGAATAAACGTCTGGACCCTTTTGTCGTGTTGCGTCTACGGCTCTGCTGTCACCCCTTCTGGTTCAGCCGTGATAACAGACAAGAGGATGAATAGATTCCCTCCCACAGATACAAAATCTGTCGaaacatttttttctctcatctgtGAATAAGAAAtgataaaagaaaaagggggtaAAAAAAACATCATAGCACCATGCATAAACTGTACGCTCTCTCATACACTCTCATCATAAGCCTCATCTGTccaagggggaaaaaaagataggAAAATAAACCAGATTTGCCTATACTCCCTGAAACCCATCCTGATAATTTGTGCGccagacaaaaaaagaaaaagaaaaaaaaaaagtctgaAAACAGCCCCGTTTTACTTAAAGGGGGTGAgattctgctgctgataAACTCCCTCTGATgcgttgcttttcttttttttctctcattacAACGCCAAAACGTACATATTCAACCAAGAGATCAAGatcaaagaagattgaaaataaaaaacacgCTCTATTTTAAACGCCATCTTATGGGCGACCCATGGCTTGATATAGCCCCCCTCTCATGTTAGGCTCAACCATGGCCACATCAAGCGGCGTAGAGTCGCCAAAAGCCGCCGCAGAGTCTTGCACGTCGCGCTCATTCAAGCCATAGTCCATGTCAAGGTAGCTATGTTCCGTAAAGGACGAGAAATGGCCCAGGCCAGTTGTTGAAGGCGCTGAAGCCGAAGTTGCTGGGacttgctggctgctggcaaagTCAGAAGATGCGTGGCGAGCTGTCGGGGTATGGCCCGATTGGCTGCGCGAAATTGCCAGAGATGCTTGCTGTGATAAGCTGGCTGTGCGGGCGTCGTTGGAGCTCTGCCGTGCCATATTGGAATTGGAAGAAGACCCAAACGGCGAGGCTTGGTTGCTGCCGGTGCCTCTAGCAAAGCTACCACTATTGGTGGCTGCATGTCCTAGCTGGCCCGGCAGCTGCCTAGCCTGGCTATAGAAGCCTTGCGAGGACATGCTCGTTGGGCTGCTTCCGTACATCTGGCTCGGGGCTCTAGGTCTTGAAGACCCTGGTGGCATATGCTGAAGCTGTAGCGGAGGCCGCATCCCTGCATTCTGCGGATGAGGTCTCTGGGGTGCATACTGCTGAGACTGAGGCTGAGAttgaggttgaggttgaggctgcggctgcggctggtttTGAAGTGACTGAGTCTGAccctgaggctgaggctgtgTTGGTGACCGCTGCGAATGATGGTGGtgtggctgctgttgttgttgcaaaTGCTGTTGACTCGAGGCTTGTCTCACAGCAGCACTAGCATTAGCTAGCTGGGTATCAAAGCTGTTGGAAGCCATGGTTTGAGAGATGCTGTTGTAGCTGTTATTCAGAACAGGTGATGTGGTCATACCTACTCGGCCGGGCTGAGGGTCAATGTTATTGAAAATGGGGTTCTGAAGCGATTCTCGCGACACACGTCGGCGCTTCATGTGAGTCTGATCAGACGCAGTGTTATGTAGCGGAGTATCATCGCCTTGTCGCATATGCGATGAAGGGTCAGTTGCGGCGATTGTTGCCAAGGACTCTCTAGCGACCTGAGCCGGATCACccccctttctcttcttagGATGTGAGTGATTGTTGATGGAGCGAAATTGATCCAACGATTGCATTGCTGCTCCAGCCCAGCTACTTACAGCCGGGAACGCTGGCTGGCTTCCTTGAGGAGCACGGTTGGCTATGTGTGCGGCGTGCTGCGTTGTTGCGTTCTCTGGCAGCGGGGGTGAGGGATGTTGGTGCTGTTCTGGCCTGGGAGGCATCGTATTTGCAAAGGATGAAATATTATTCTGACCATCAGTTGCTTTGTGTGATAAAGGAGACTGTGCAATGGGATTGgaggttgaagaagcagGTAATAAAGCGTGAGGATTCTCTGAAGCCGCCTGGCCAGCTTCAGGAGTATTCTTTGGTCGATTTTTAGATCCTTTAGGGCGACCTCTCTTCTTGCCCGTTCCCGGAGTGCTCATGATGCTAGAATCAGGGTCAAGATGGCCTGGCATATCGCCATGATACGCAGGGTTAACGAGCCCATTTTGAGATTGCTCGACAGATCCATCGGGCCTTCTCCCCAGATCAGACTGGGATAACTGGGAGCCGCCTCCATCGACTTGGCTGGACGAATGCAGCGCCAGATCCGACTTTTTCATGCCTTTATCTATGCGAGGCTTGGAGCTTTTACTCCCCTTTGGCCGTCCTCGCGGTCTTTTGACAGGAGTCGCGGTAGCTTCACCAGTGACATTCTGCCCCTCTGGAGGATTGCGGGCAGGTTCGGATAGAGATGCTGTAGAGGCTGGCTGAGCAGGAGGAGCGGCGGTATTGGCGGAATCGGGTAAAGCTGGAGCCTGAGTTGGTGCGGATGCGGGAGCATCTAGAGCAACGACGGCGGtaggagcagcggcagaggctaTATCTGCGGTTTGCAAAGATGGGTGAAGCGCCAGCGCTGAAGGGTTCCCCTCGACTGGAGGGAATATCTCGGCGACCCAGCCGACAAAAATGGATCCCTGACCATTGTTGCGTCCGCTGTCTGGGAAGTCGAATTCGTGCGATGAAGGCGCGCCGGGAATGCCTCCAAAGTATGCCAGCGCTTTACACATCTgatccaccaccaccaaagGATTTAAGCTGCGCAGCAGAGTGAGGAGCCGAGCTTGCTCAGCTTTGGCTTCATGCGGTAAAGGTCCCAGGGGGCGTCCAGGGAGCGAGTAGGGAGGATTGAGATAGCCATTTTGCGAAGCTCCGTACGCGGGGGCTGAAGATCGCGGGTCTGATTCGGTCTGCGGGTTCCACGCCAATTTGCTGCGTTTGATGGATTGGTAGCCGCGCATGTTGgccagcctcgccgccgcctccgtcTCTTCGCTTGTGCGCTTTGCGGCAGCATTCCGCAAGGCAGCCTGTGAGCTATTTATATCGATGTGCATTACGCCAAAGTTGCCGTTCTTGTTGTcggccttgcccttgagtTTGCTGGGTACAGGATTCTTGACTCGGCCATCTGTGGTATGGATGGAGGCTCCATCCGGGCCATCGATGACATCTGAGCATTGCAATGAGCATATTCATTCTCTCAAAAGCCGCTCGATCGGACCCAACGAAGCATTGCGCCTACGTACCATGACTAGAAGTGCGGATCGGCGTTGAAGACCTTTTGCCGGGGATTGCAGACGATTCCGGCGCGCCGCCAGCCTTGGGGGCCACGTCTTCAGTCACAGGAGAATCGCCGAGGATGATGGTCGCAGAAGCTGCTACGGGCAAGGTCAGCGACAACACGGGCCGGGACGGTGGCGGAAAAGGCACCAGGCGAGGGGACGAACCTGTGGCtgcggccatggcgctgggAGAGGTCCCGGGATGATGCGCCCGCAGACCACTTCATGCCCACGCGTGGGCGAGGCGAATTGGGGCTCGAGAAGGATGCAGAGGGCCGCCTGGGTGTAGGGCAGAGACGGAATGGTGTTTTGGCCGAGGacgaaggagaagacgagcGAGAGCAAACAAACTGGCGCCGGAATTGCCGTCTCGGGGCGCCTCACATGGTCCGGAACTGCGGGGCGGTCAACGGTCGTTTGTATCGCCTTCAGACGCCTTGAGGTCGCGTTTTGCAGGCTGTTGTCATGTCCATGGCCTGACCAGAAGAGTTGGCGGTGCACGGCGCAAATCGTCCTCTTGATGTTGTCGACCCAGAGCAGACTAGCGCTGGCGGAGCGCCGTGGGTTTTATGCATCTTACGGGGAGCGGCAGCGCCACGGAAAAGGGCATCGCACAGACGAATATTGTTATATAGGTGCGAGCTGCAGAGCGCAATGCCGAGCTTATTCCACGCAAGGCGAGGGGCTGGCATTTAACGGGGCGTCTCAGTCGAGGTACTCGCTACTTTGGGTCGCCTGTCTCAGATTGCTTCCTGCACGCAGCGCCTCGTACTGAGTACCTGAGCGCCGCCCCCACTACCGGAGCTGCTAGCTGGACTGTCACTGGACCTCCAAGGCAATGCTCGCGAACTGCTTCTGCGTCGCAATCTATACATGTAGCTAAGCTGTCGATCGAAGCTTCTCTCgagcgctgctgcttctctttcaagGAGAAAGCTACGATTGTTTGCTGAGCCTGCACGTGAGAGCTTCCATCTAGCTAAGCCTTCTTTCATTATCTCTTCCTCTCGTTATTTGTTTCTCGCCTCattctcctcgtcttcttctcgtcggGTCTACTTCTACCTCCGTTTTTCGTCACCACCGCCATGTCAAGATATGCGTTGATATCGCTGCCCCAGAGCGCGTTCGACTCTGGGGACCGCGATGAGGCTATCTCGTCCCTAAGTGCGACAATAACGTCCGACAATGGCTCTGTGCTGCCGTTTAGCATCCCCGACTTCAAAATCGGAACTCTAGACCTGCTCGTCCAGCAAGCCGATGACTTGGCCAAGCTCGAGGGTGCGTGCCAGTCAGTCGTCGCCAAGGTTGCGGATTCCTTGCGCACGGTGCTCAACAATGACGAGGACCGGATGGCCTCGTACAAGATGGTCAACGATAGTTAGTCGAGCCAGATATGCGCTTCTATATGGATGATGTGGATGGTGGGGCTGACAGCTTGTGGCAGAGCCGACCGATCACTATCTGCGCAACTTTAGCTGGAACAAGATGAGATACCGAGCCGACAAGCCCATTGCTGATCTCATCGGCACTCTTCAGAAGGTATGGGCTTTacccctctctttcttcgttGCCGGCACAATGCCGGTTTTGTTTAGAGAAGCCCGTCCTAACTGAGGTCCAGGAGCTCAACACAGTCGACAACGACGTCAAGTCCAAGTTCAACCAGTACAACGCCGTCAAGACAAATCTTGCACAGCTCCAAAGGAGACAGACGTAAGTACTGTCCATCTGTCTATTTGCTCCTAGCTAATTGGCTTGATTCGGCTGCAGTGGCACCCTCGCGACGAAATCTCTCACCCCAATCGTAAAGCCATCCCTGCTCGTTCAAGACTCAGAGTACCTTGAAACTCACCTCATTGCCGTGCCGACGAATGCGAAGAAAGATTTTATTAAGAGCTACGAAACCCTCGCACCCATGGTGGTGCCTCGATCGTCCGTAGAGATCGACCACGACGATGAGTTCACGCTGTTCGCCGTCGTGACTTTTAAGAAGCATAGCGCCGAGTTTGTCCACAAGTGCCGAGAGCAGAAGTGGACACCTCGTCAGTACAAATATGTCGAAGGCGGccgcgaagaagagcagcgagagcTGGATCGTGTGACCAACGAAGAGCGCAAGGTCTGTGGCGAAGCTCTGCGCATGGGAAGGACTGGATGGAGCGAAAGTGTCATGATTTGGGTGCATGTCCTTACCTTGCGCGTCTTTGTTGAGGCTGTATTGCGATACGGATTGCCGCTGGACTATGCCACAGCTCTGATCAAGGTATGCTACATCATGCTATTTACTCTTTACGCCTGGCCTGTCCATAACCCTGACCCTTTCTTTGACTTGATGCCGCGTTACTATTTACCTATGGCTGCTAACTACCTCTGAAACAGACAACACCGAAGCTGGCCCccaaggcaaaggcagcgtTGGACTCAAAGTACTCATACCTGGGCGGAAATGCGTTCGGAAGGGATAAGCACGGTAGGGTCACGAAAGACGATGCTGCCCTTAGCTCAGAGATGGCCGCGGCGGGATTAGGGACCGGCGAAGGAAACGAGTACACGGCTTTTGTTTATTATGAGGCTGAATTTCCCTGAAGCGGATATAGAGAGAATTTCTTTCTAAAAGCGTCATGCGCCTGTATTCTATGTTTGTCGGTTCAACTTTCTTCTAAAGACTTTTAAAGACAATGTTTCACATTTTCcgtttccctcttcttctctatcaatcaatcaatcaaccTTCTAAGACCTTCTAGGAAAGAGGTCTAGAGTGACAAAGGCAAATAGCATCTACAGCCCATTAACCATGGGTGTCCTCATCTTACACTTGAATCCCAATATGACTTTTGTTACTGCATTTTCGTTATTTTTATTGttgcttttttaattcttgaCCTCTGCGCTCTTAATGTAGCCCTTTTCACTGAGCCAGTTTGTGATCTGCGCAACGCATTCCTCGACGGTATTCTCGTGAGTCTTGATTGTAATCTCGGCGTTCAAAGGCTCCTCATACGGCGCAGAGATGCCAGTGAACTCCTTGATCTCGCCAGCGCGGGCCTTTTTGTACAGGCCCTTGGGGTCGCGCTGCTCAGCCACTTCGAGGGGCACGTCGACAAAAACCTCGATAAAGGGAATGGGCTCGTCGGCGTCCTGGTTGGTCTGGGCGTGCAGCTGGCGCGCAAGATCGCGGTCGGCGCGGTAGGGCGAGATGAAGGAGGTGATGGCAATGGTGGCCGAGTCGGCAAAGAGCTTGGCGACCTCGCCGATGCGGCGGATGTTCTCGTTGCGGTCGGCCTCGGAGAAGCCCAGGTCCTTGTTGAGGCCGAAGCGCACGTTATCGCCGTCGAGGCGGTAGGCGGAGAGGCCCAGGTGCAGGAGGTGCTGCTCCAGGGCGGTGGCGACGGTGGACTTGCCCGAGGCGGAGAGGCCCGTCAGCCAGATTGTGAGGCCGCGCTGGGAGCGCAGCTGGTTGCGCTCGCGGCGGGAGAGGGACGGATGCCAGgtgatgttgctgttgggaTGCTGGAGTTAGCGACTTGGTTTTTGCTttgtaattatattaatGAGCGTGTGTAGTATTGTTTGCGCGAGGAGCGCATCATCTGGAGAAGTGGTGGGAAAAGTCGTGATAATGGGCTTTTGGAGGAGAGCGAGCCTCAACTGTCGCAAGGCGGGGGAGGGGCAATATAGACGGGTTACGCACGTGGCCATTGTGTATATGAGACGGGATTTAACAAGGAAAATGGAATTCCAATGAGATACGTCGCTTGTTTAACAAAGACAGAAAAATAAAGTagataaaaaaagacgaTGGGGAGAAAGTCAATGGAAAGAGGTGTGGAAATAAGAGTTGCGATATATAAAGGGATGGACGGTTTAATGGCGATATGCGAGATGGGCGATCATTCTGCATGCGTACGTACCTACTTCCACCATGACATTTCGGGCcctcgccgtcatcgccagccGTTATTTCTTCTCCGCGTACTGCTAGTactaacaaaaaaaataagttacaATCTAGTctagacaagaaaaaaacccACACTCAACCCCATATAAAGGCAGCTTTTCTAGAGATCGTTGGGCAAACTACGCCAAGGGGGATGATGTGCTCATTGAGGAGGCTGATGGCGACAGCCCGAAACCGCCGACTTCCGCTGTGTGATCCCCGCTGTTTTTTATGCTAAAaggcttttttcttccttctttgtAAGCAGTATAGCTACCTACCTGGCATGTCGTTTCACTGATGATGAGTCTCTATGTGGTTGTTTTATGCCAATGTAAAGCATCAAAAAGGCTCGGTTCTTCCTAATCGCTGTAAAAGACAATCCTTCGTCTACTCTAAACCTCTAGGTACTAACAAGTACCCTCTATTATCTCATATGTACAACGTATATCCTCATGTAATGTATCTGATAACTCTGTGTGTATATCCGATGCCTCCTGTCGCTTTCTCCCaggaataaaagtaaaatgaTTAAAAGAGCAATGCAAGTCAAAgcaaagtaaaaaagaaagatgccgCGTTCCTAATCTCCAGCCACCGCATCGTCAGCCCGACCAATCTCGCCCGCTCTCAGCAGTCCGCTATTCCATATAAATGCTTATACAATTGAGGGCATCAACTAAATTATTATGTCAGCGCCACGCATAGAAAAAGTTCAACAAACGGTCAAACTTACGGCTGCATACTTGGGCGAGATGAACAGTCCCTTCGCCTCGACCAACACCGTCGGCTTCTCGCCCGGCTCCGGCAACGTCTCGATGCTTCCCACAGACCACGCCTTGCGTCCCTCGACCTTTGTCGTCGTTCCGCGAAGCACCAGGAAGCTATTCGCCGGCGTCGGCTTGCGATAGTTGACCTCCAGGTTGGCCGTCACGGCAATGTTGTGCGGCAGCGCGCCAAAGCATCCCCGCGCCATGCCTTCGtccagcatcgtcgccagGAACCCTCCGTGGACAAGGCCCGGGTGGCCGCAGACCTGGTCGCCGATGTAGGTGATGCTGACAATGGACTTTCCGCCGTCTTCGATGAATGCGATTGGAGGGACCACCATCTTGCCGTTGCCCTGCAGGACGCCGGCGGTGAGGCTCTGGTTGCGGATGCCATTCGCCATCTTGAGGTGCGGCCGCGACTCCTTGAAATCGGGCCGTGATCGCAGTTCCTTGACCAGCGGGTGGTTGTTGATTGTGTCTTCGATGCGCTGGATCTCGTCGGTGTCGGGCACAAACAGCTTCGAAGTCTCGGCGTCTGTGAAGTGAGAAAAGCCCTGCTGTACCATCGAGTaccatgttgctgctgctccgatGCTTCCAAATGCGACGCCGTAGAGGATTAGGCCGAGACCTCGTCCGACTCGTCCCTTGGGAGCTGCCGCGGCTATGGAAAAGAATCCCAACGTTAGCCAACATCCCGTACGCCACTCAATAAACACACATAGAGACAAGACTCACCCTGTGCAGCCTCAGCATAGCATCGTCGCTGACCGGCCCCTTTGATCGCAGCAAGCGGCGACTGTTGGCCACTTCGAGCGATCTGACCGATTCGGCGCCCGCCACGAGCAACTTGTTGACCAAACATTCTGCCAAatatctcttttctctctctcttttctccttaATCCCAACTTTCGTCGCACGTCCCCTCtaataaaagaaacaagacaaaaagaacaacaaaaaaTTAGAGAAGCAAGACGATTGTATTAAAAAGAAGCGGGAATTACCGAGGCAAAGGCGATCCGATTGCGCGCCTAATTTACGGCACCTCCATCACGCCTTTGTTGGCGCATTTATTTGCCGATAAGATAAACTGATACGGGCTTATCGGTGCCCTGTTAGCCCGATTCTAGCCAACCTTGCGGCTTAGACCGTTCGGCGTATCCGAACTCGGTGTGGGGGAGAGCCTCGGCTCTATCCAAGTGATTATTGGTCGGGAATATTTTCCTTATTTGGCTGCCGTATCTTTTATTCATGGCTGCGATGAATTAGAAGGAGAAATCCAGCAAAGGTGTGTATAGTTTTCTTGATGATCGCGAGAAGATAGCATTCATAAAAAAACTCATCGCCTATTCGCCTCTGGCCcgggaagggaaaaaaaagaagagacccCTTTACTGTACATACCACTTACACACCACTTATACCCGAATGCTCCAAGTATTTCGTAGCCGCTTGAATTCTCGCCGCCTCAAAACAATTATTTTCCCTCTTATTAACATCTCTTTGTCTATTTTTAcaagtcatcttcttctcctgccaAAAGCTCTGCATAGTCATCCACAGACGCAAACGTAGGCAGGCCcttgagcatcttcttcctagCCCTGCGCTTGTCGCCCTTCTCTTTGTCTGACTTGGCCACATCAGGGGCAACCAGgccatcctcttcgtcgacatcctcttcgtctgaAAAGTCATTGAACTCTACGCCcatgtcatcatcctcgtcctcctcatcatcatcgccatccagTGACAGGGCAGGCGAGGAATCGTCGTCAGATGCCATATCCAGCTCATCCAAATCGTCAAAGCCAGCATCAGAAGCATCTTCGTCGATGTCAGGCTGGGCATTAACCAGTGCCTTCCAGATTTCATCCTCTTccgcatcttcatctgcctctGCGTCGCCTGTCGCGCGTGCCTTCTTAGTAGATTCCTTGGGCTCCTTGGAAACGTGCTGGAAGTATTtgtggaagaagacatcTTCAGCTGCCACGTCGTCTGCCTTCTTATTCCAGAATGCAGCAGAGTTGACTTGTGTTGTAGATGCGCTGCTGCGCCCACCACCGAGCCAAATATCTCCAATGTCCTTGGCCGCCTTGAGAGGCTGCATAATAGAAGCACCACGAGTATCTGAAGCCTTTGCGTTCCTGTAGACGAACTTATCCAGAAACTTGATGAGAGTGTGGCTCTCCATATCgggcttcatcatcttctggtTTCGATccagcagcgcagaggcGAATCTCTCCACGGCTGGGTGGAAGTGCTGTTGAATAGGAACCTGGAACAATGGATTAGTCATTCGTATTGCACATTGTGTGGCTGTAAGAGAGTGAACATACCATTTCCCACAAACAGCTTCTATGAGCGTTGCTGTGTACGGGATCTCTTTTGCGCCCATCGTACGTTGGACGGTCCTCAGGcgcctcatcatcaaatACTGATTCTTCCGGTTCCTCAACCAGCGTTGAAATATCAGGAAAGGTTTGCCTTAGATGAGAGATAACGTAGAGCAAACCACAGATAAAGGGGGGCTGGTGGAGACCTGATACCTGCAGCATTCGCTTTGCGAAAGCCTTGACTCTTCTCACATCAACATCGTTCTTCAGTGCTCGCAGTAACAGATTCAAGTAAAGCGCTTGTTTTGAAGAGTTTATGAGACGTGGATCCAGCAGTGACTCGTACAGCGTCCGATAGAAGCGGTCGCTGCCCATATTTTTTGTCGTAGAGAGATGCTGAATTAAGAGTAGAGCTTGGATACCGGTGTTGAAGTTGGCAGAGTGCGCAATTTTGAAGAGAGTATCAAGATGGCGTTCCAAACTAGTGACAAGTCATTAGCATCCACAGAGGCACAGCATAGCATTAGTTGTTTTGTAAGTACTTACACCGTATCGTTGGTGCCTACAAATGGTGCGGCACGGTTCACACCGGTCAACAGGGCAGACACAAGCTTATCAGTCGCCTCGGCTTCTGGGATAGATGGGGCTGCAGCCTTGAACTGTTTGCCCTTCTTTCCGAACGAGCCTTTGCCAGATTTCTGCGTCTTGTTGGGTTCATCCTCTGTCGGCATTCCAAGCTTTCCAGTTTTGAGAATTGTGGCGAAAAGGCCAAAGTAGATGCGAAGAAGGGACTCAGCCACTGCTGGCTCTTTGTTTGAGAGAATTGTTTGGTTGAGCGTGTTGATGGCATAGTAGCGCACTCGATGATCTGCTGAAGGTCGAAGAAGGATCTCCTGTTCTATTGTTCGCACGATGATCGGCCTCATGCCAGGATGTGAATTTTGCAGCTGCAAGAGAAGATATGAAGCTCGGGAAGAGATCTTTCGGTCGCGATCGCCAAGCTTGTTAACCAGGAGAGTGAGAAGGTTTGATTCCTGTTCCGGCTTGTCCTTGAGTAAGGCATAGACAAAGTCGACGGCTCTCATTCTTGAATACTCAATTTCATCAGAGCACCAGACTTCCAAGAGCTGGATCATTTTGAAATAAGTGTCCTTCAACCAGTCTTCGTAAGCCCAAGAGATCAAATGAGCTTGTGTAATTTTACCAGGAAGCGGCTGGCTTGGAGCCCAAATTTTGGCGGAAGCGCGTTGAAGAGAGCCCAGAAGCCCAGGCTGAGCTTGAAAGTTCCTCAATCGTCGGTCTGATGGCAGCACTGTGCCGGGGCCGAGCATATCCACGAGTGCTCCTATAGCTCCAATGGCTTGGGCTCGGCTTTTCTTGGAAGCCAGGTTCATCAAAGAATCGAATGCGCGAATGTTGTGAACGGGGGACTCTTGACAAGCCAAGGTGAGGGCGGAAATCTTGTCTGTAAGAGTACCAGATGTCATGATGGTGGCAAGAAATTTGTGAGATGAAGACGCAAAGATGGTCGTTCTATATTTCGCCGCCTCTGTCTCCAAGAGATATTTTCCATGCTCTTTTAGTGAGTTTATGGCCGACATGAAGGGACCAATGTCATCGACTTGGGGTTCAGGCAGTTGGGCCAACCTGGCAGCGTGCCAGTCCGCGCGCGGTTCGAAAATCTAGTTTACTAAGTTAGTTGTCAGAGATGCCATTGACTCAAGGATATCAACTTACCAGGCCTTCAACCCTTCGCATTTCATTCTCTGCGGgtcccttttcttttggggCTTTGAGGGTTTCGCTTTTGCCCTTGTTCTTATTCTTGTTGCTGACCTCTTCCTCgctctcatcatcgtcttcttcttcgtcttcttcttctacgtcctcctcctcctcctcttcgtcgctAGCATCATCGGGTATCATTCCGGAGAAACCAAGTTCTTTTGAAAGAGCTGCTAGTTCATCCTTCAGTCCCTTGTCTACCGGTGCCTTTGATCCTGAAGTAACTTCATCATCAGATGCAACGTCGTTGATCAGGTGCCagtcctcttcatctcctcccagGGCCTTAATCTCAGCTAGCAAAGCATCTTTATCATCGCTGGTGCCGTTCGTGGCTGGTGCGCCCTCGGAATCGCGCTGCTTTCGCTGTTTCTGCTTGCCAGACACTTCAGTAGGCGGATTCTTTCGCTTGTATGGATTGCCGTTCAATTTCGCTTCAATTTGAGAAGTGATTTGAGACATTCCGTTCTGAAGGCGCGCCGCATAGTCGTTCGAGCGCTTCGgccctttgcttttcttggATTGCTTCGCCATAGCGTAGATGCGCCGCTGTCTAGGTGGTAAAATTGGCTGCTTCAAATTTCAGATTCAGAATGCGATTCGATGCAAGTATTTTTTTGAAATATTTCTTATCTTATCGCCCCATCAAATGCGGGCGTTTATCGCGGCTACTCTTAGCGCAGCGCGTCTAAGGGACCATCTCAGTTGTCTTGGATCTAACACTCGCTCTTCATTGGTGGCCATGTTGAGACTTGTCTCGTTGTGAGGTGCATAATCACTATCGTTTCTGGATAATTATGTAAATTTTAGAATGGATTGAAGTGTCGATCGCTGAACATGCGTGCTTCAAATTTGATTTACCGCGGCGGACTTCGCCCACTAACAGCCGCTCAAACCTCGAACCACATCCGAGTCTTTTCACTGCCGTTTTTTGCTCAGTCCACTCGGCTTAGATCAACCCTGTCGAAGATATGGGTGCCCACTGGTGGTGTCACGGCCACTGAGGGCGAAAGTATGAAGCTATTTGCTTATCGGTGTGACGGAATGTCGAGCTAATTGCT is a window encoding:
- a CDS encoding uncharacterized protein (BUSCO:EOG092D0XW1) codes for the protein MAKQSKKSKGPKRSNDYAARLQNGMSQITSQIEAKLNGNPYKRKNPPTEVSGKQKQRKQRDSEGAPATNGTSDDKDALLAEIKALGGDEEDWHLINDVASDDEVTSGSKAPVDKGLKDELAALSKELGFSGMIPDDASDEEEEEEDVEEEDEEEDDDESEEEVSNKNKNKGKSETLKAPKEKGPAENEMRRVEGLIFEPRADWHAARLAQLPEPQVDDIGPFMSAINSLKEHGKYLLETEAAKYRTTIFASSSHKFLATIMTSGTLTDKISALTLACQESPVHNIRAFDSLMNLASKKSRAQAIGAIGALVDMLGPGTVLPSDRRLRNFQAQPGLLGSLQRASAKIWAPSQPLPGKITQAHLISWAYEDWLKDTYFKMIQLLEVWCSDEIEYSRMRAVDFVYALLKDKPEQESNLLTLLVNKLGDRDRKISSRASYLLLQLQNSHPGMRPIIVRTIEQEILLRPSADHRVRYYAINTLNQTILSNKEPAVAESLLRIYFGLFATILKTGKLGMPTEDEPNKTQKSGKGSFGKKGKQFKAAAPSIPEAEATDKLVSALLTGVNRAAPFVGTNDTVLERHLDTLFKIAHSANFNTGIQALLLIQHLSTTKNMGSDRFYRTLYESLLDPRLINSSKQALYLNLLLRALKNDVDVRRVKAFAKRMLQVSGLHQPPFICGLLYVISHLRQTFPDISTLVEEPEESVFDDEAPEDRPTYDGRKRDPVHSNAHRSCLWEMVPIQQHFHPAVERFASALLDRNQKMMKPDMESHTLIKFLDKFVYRNAKASDTRGASIMQPLKAAKDIGDIWLGGGRSSASTTQVNSAAFWNKKADDVAAEDVFFHKYFQHVSKEPKESTKKARATGDAEADEDAEEDEIWKALVNAQPDIDEDASDAGFDDLDELDMASDDDSSPALSLDGDDDEEDEDDDMGVEFNDFSDEEDVDEEDGLVAPDVAKSDKEKGDKRRARKKMLKGLPTFASVDDYAELLAGEEDDL